The genomic DNA CCGGCGCTGCCGTGTGGGAGCGTACGCCTTTGAGCGCGTCCGCAGCTACGGCGAATACGATGGCCCGCTGGGCGAAGTGATTCAGCTCTTCAAGTATCGTGGCGTGCAAGCCCTGAAGGATTTTCTGGCAACTCGCGTCGCCCAGACAGCGCAAGAGGAGTTCGAACTCGGCGAAATCAACGCCATCGTGCCGGTGCCGTTGCATCGCTCGCGCCAACGCGAGCGTGGATTCAACCAGTCGGCGATGCTGGCCGGCGCCCTGGCCGGGAAGCTCGACTTGCCGGTGCGCGAAGCCCTTCTGCTTCGCCATCGCAAGACGCGCCCGCAGACCGGACTCACCTTTGCCCAGCGCCGGATCAACGTTCGGGGAGCCTTCGCGGTACGGGCGGGCGTCACAATTGACAAGCTTCGCATCTTACTGGTAGATGATGTCTATACGACCGGCGCCACGGTACATGCCTGCGCCAGGGCATTACGTCGCGCCGGGGCTCGCTCGGTGGCGGTGCTGACGATCGCGCGGGCCCATTAGCGGGAACGGTATTGGGGAAACACGGGCCATGTCACCTGCTATCTTGCAAACGCCGGTTCTGGTGCTCAACGCCACCTACGAACCGATCAATATCACCGCCGTGCGGCGCGCCTTGATCTTGCTGCTCAAGGGGGTAGCTCGCACCGAGGAGCAAAACCACAGTGTGGTGCATTCCTCGAGGATGGTGATTCCCGTGCCGTCCGTCATCCGGTTGCTTGAATACCGCCACATCCCCCACCAGACTCGCGCCCTCTCGCGAAAAAACATTTTGCTGCGCGACCGCAACACCTGCCAGTTCTGCGGCCGCGTGTTCCCTTCGGCCGAGCTGACCCTTGACCACGTGGTTCCTCGTTCGCGCAGCGGCCACTCCACCTGGGAAAATCTGGTCGCTTCCTGCTACGCCTGCAACAACCTCAAGGGCGACCGCACGCCGGAGGAGGCTGGCTTGAGGCTCATCCGCAAACCCCGGCCCTTCACCCTCCATAGCAGCCGCCACTTGATGCGCATGATTGGCTCGCAAGAAGAAAGATGGCGGAAATATCTCTTCTATTAGAAGCTGACATCTAACAGGGAGCTGAAGAACTCGTCCCATCTGTCATTCTGAGGAGTCCCGAAGCCTCGGGACGACGAAGAATCTCCTAACCAATTGATTTGTTGAAGAGCGAGATCCTTCGCGGCGCTCAGGATGACAGAAGAAAACACTTTTTCAGCGCCTTGCTGGCCCCCGGAGCCACGGTCGTCAGCCTGACTCCCCATTGTTCGGGCTTTGGGGCCAAGAATCTCTGTGAGGAAAAAATCACCGGGAAGCAACCAGGACAGCTACTTCTTTCCCACGGTGAAATTTGACGATTTCAGAACCGCGCCATCCTCGGCAACCACGTCCACCCGCCAGGCCCCGGTCTGGCTCGGCTGAATGTTCTTCTGGCTCCAGGTGCGCCAGGGGCTGCCGCCGATCGGAAGCGAAATTTCCCGCTGCAAGGCATCGCGCCAATACCAGGCGTGTTTGATGGTGGTTCCAGCGGCTCCTTCGATGCGCGTGAAGCAGAAGAGCTGCCCCACGCCGGCATCGAAAGTCTCCGCCGCTCCCTTGGGCTCGCGCTGCTCGACGCCCGTGCAAACCACCGCTTCGGTCACCGTGGCCTCAGCCAGGACCAGGGCGGTGATGAGCATCAAGGCCGCCAGCGAGATCCAGAATATTTTTCTGCGTGGCATCTTTCTACCTCCTCTTAAGGCTTATCGGATGATGAGGCCCGACTGGCATCGAGCGTAGCGAAGGTGGTGTCTCTTGGCAACCTTTTCAAACGGCGCAGTTGAGCAAAACCTTGCCGATGTTTTTGCGGTCT from Candidatus Acidiferrales bacterium includes the following:
- a CDS encoding HNH endonuclease gives rise to the protein MSPAILQTPVLVLNATYEPINITAVRRALILLLKGVARTEEQNHSVVHSSRMVIPVPSVIRLLEYRHIPHQTRALSRKNILLRDRNTCQFCGRVFPSAELTLDHVVPRSRSGHSTWENLVASCYACNNLKGDRTPEEAGLRLIRKPRPFTLHSSRHLMRMIGSQEERWRKYLFY
- a CDS encoding ComF family protein, whose amino-acid sequence is MLFPAPCALCQEILSQASRIPVCAACLASVRPLSREARCEGCEREMYGLPGASGTLLCRRCRVGAYAFERVRSYGEYDGPLGEVIQLFKYRGVQALKDFLATRVAQTAQEEFELGEINAIVPVPLHRSRQRERGFNQSAMLAGALAGKLDLPVREALLLRHRKTRPQTGLTFAQRRINVRGAFAVRAGVTIDKLRILLVDDVYTTGATVHACARALRRAGARSVAVLTIARAH
- a CDS encoding DUF2914 domain-containing protein, coding for MPRRKIFWISLAALMLITALVLAEATVTEAVVCTGVEQREPKGAAETFDAGVGQLFCFTRIEGAAGTTIKHAWYWRDALQREISLPIGGSPWRTWSQKNIQPSQTGAWRVDVVAEDGAVLKSSNFTVGKK